A window from Cryptomeria japonica unplaced genomic scaffold, Sugi_1.0 HiC_scaffold_1274, whole genome shotgun sequence encodes these proteins:
- the LOC131027549 gene encoding small ribosomal subunit protein uS4c-like, which produces MSRYRGPRLKIINRLKTLPGLSKKTPNRTEQPSKKKHSKPPKPSKYPVRLKEKQRLRFHYGLTERQLLQYVRIARRAKGSTGQVLLQLLEMRLDNILFRLGMALTIPEARQLVNHRHILVNDRIVDIPSYRCKPQDFISIKDKQRLRDRINNNIDIFQKDKMRVPPHLNRIKKKSQYSGLVKKIIDNNRIGLKINELLVVEYYSRRV; this is translated from the coding sequence ATGTCTCGTTATCGCGGACCTCGTTTAAAAATAATAAATCGTCTCAAAACTTTACCAGGACTAAGTAAGAAAACACCCAATAGAACGGAACAGCCTAgtaaaaaaaaacattctaaaccTCCTAAACCTTCTAAATATCCTGTCCGtctaaaagaaaaacaaagattACGTTTTCATTATGGACTTACAGAACGCCAATTACTTCAATATGTTCGTATTGCTAGAAGAGCCAAGGGATCAACAGGTCAGGTTCTATTGCAATTACTTGAAATGCGCTTGGATAATATCCTTTTTCGATTGGGTATGGCGCTTACCATTCCTGAAGCCAGACAATTAGTCAACCATAGGCATATCCTGGTCAATGATCGTATAGTAGATATACCAAGTTATCGTTGCAAACCCCAAGATTTTATATCTATAAAGGATAAACAAAGGTTGAGAGATAGAATTAATAACaatatagatatttttcagaaggaTAAGATGAGGGTGCCACCCCATTTAAATCGTATTAAAAAAAAGTCACAATATAGTGGATTAGttaaaaaaataatagataataacCGTATCGGTTTGAAGATTAATGAATTATTGGTCGTAGAATACTATTCCCGTCGAGTTTAA
- the LOC131058859 gene encoding photosystem I P700 chlorophyll a apoprotein A1, with product MTIRSPEPEVKIIVDRDPVKTSFEKWAKPGHFSKTLAKGPNTTTWIWNLHADAHDFDSHTNNLEEISRKVFSAHFGQLAIIFIWLSGMYFHGARFSNYEAWLGDPTHIKPSAQVVWPIVGQEILNGDVGGGFRGIQITSGFFQIWRASGITSELQLYCTAIGALIFAALMLFAGWFHYHKAAPKLTWFQDVESMLNHHLAGLLGLGSLSWAGHQIHVSLPINQLLDAGVDPKEIPLPHEFILNRELLAQLYPSFAKGLTPFFTLNWSEYSDFLTFRGGLNPVTGGLWLTDTAHHHLAIAVLFLIAGHMYRTNWVIGHNLKDILEAHKGPFTGEGHKGLYEILTTSWHAQLALNLAMLGSLTIVVAHHMYSMPPYPYLATDYGTQLSLFTHHMWIGGFLIVGAAAHAAIFMVRDYDPTTQYNNLLDRVLRHRDAIVSHLNWACIFLGFHSFGLYIHNDTMSALGRPKDMFSDTAIQLQPIFAQWVQNTHALAPSLTAPDATASTSLTWGGGDLVAVGAKVALLPIPLGTADFLVHHIHAFTIHVTVLILLKGVLFARSSRLIPDKANLGFRFPCDGPGRGGTCQVSAWDHVFLGLFWMYNAISVVIFHFSWKMQSDVWGSISDQGVVTHITGGNFAQSSVTINGWLRDFLWAQASQVIQSYGSSLSAYGLLFLGAHFVWAFSLMFLFSGRGYWQELIESIVWAHNKLKVAPAIQPRALSIVQGRAVGVAHYLLGGIVTTWAFFLARIIAVG from the coding sequence ATGACCATTCGTTCACCGGAACCAGAAGTAAAGATCATAGTGGATAGGGATCCTGTTAAAACCTCTTTTGAAAAATGGGCTAAACCCGGTCATTTCTCAAAGACACTAGCCAAGGGACCTAATACTACCACCTGGATCTGGAACCTACATGCTGATGCTCACGATTTTGATAGCCATACCAATAATTTGGAAGAGATCTCCCGCAAAGTATTTAGTGCTCATTTTGGTCAATTAGCAATAATATTTATTTGGCTAAGTGGGATGTACTTTCACGGCGCTCGCTTCTCCAATTATGAAGCATGGCTAGGCGATCCTACTCACATTAAACCCAGTGCTCAGGTAGTTTGGCCGATAGTAGGCCAAGAAATTTTGAATGGAGATGTGGGTGGAGGTTTTCGAGGAATACAAATAACCTCTGGGTTCTTCCAGATTTGGCGAGCATCCGGAATAACTAGTGAATTGCAACTTTACTGCACCGCAATTGGTGCATTGATCTTTGCAGCGTTAATGCTTTTTGCTGGTTGGTTCCATTATCACAAAGCTGCTCCAAAATTGACTTGGTTCCAAGATGTAGAATCCATGTTGAACCACCATTTAGCAGGGTTACTAGGACTTGGCTCTCTATCTTGGGCAGGACACCAAATACACGTTTCTTTACCTATTAATCAACTCTTAGATGCTGGAGTGGACCCTAAAGAGATACCACTTCCTCATGAGTTTATTTTAAATCGTGAGCTTTTAGCTCAACTTTATCCCAGTTTCGCTAAGGGATTGACCCCATTTTTCACCCTGAATTGGTCGGAATATTCAGATTTTTTGACTTTTCGCGGAGGACTCAACCCAGTAACGGGGGGTCTGTGGCTGACCGATACTGCACACCACCATTTGGCTATTGCAGTTCTTTTTCTAATCGCTGGTCATATGTATAGAACCAATTGGGTTATTGGTCATAACCTCAAGGATATTTTGGAAGCTCATAAAGGTCCATTTACAGGGGAAGGACATAAAGGTCTTTACGAGATCTTAACTACTTCATGGCATGCTCAATTAGCTCTTAACCTAGCTATGTTAGGGTCTTTAACTATTGTCGTAGCTCACCATATGTATTCTATGCCTCCCTATCCATATCTAGCTACTGACTATGGTACCCAACTGTCTCTGTTCACGCACCATATGTGGATTGGTGGATTTCTCATAGTTGGCGCTGCTGCACATGCAGCTATTTTTATGGTAAGAGACTATGATCCGACTACTCAATACAACAATCTTTTAGACCGTGTTCTGAGACATCGTGATGCAATCGTATCACACCTCAACTGGGCATGTATTTTCTTAGGTTTCCATAGTTTTGGTCTATATATTCATAATGATACTATGAGTGCTTTAGGACGTCCTAAAGATATGTTTTCAGATACTGCTATACAATTACAACCTATCTTTGCTCAATGGGTACAAAACACTCATGCTTTAGCACCCAGTTTGACAGCTCCTGATGCAACAGCAAGCACCAGCTTAACCTGGGGAGGCGGCGATTTGGTAGCAGTAGGTGCCAAAGTGGCTTTGTTACCTATTCCATTAGGAACTGCGGATTTTTTAGTACACCATATTCATGCATTTACTATCCATGTGACTGTATTAATATTACTGAAAGGTGTTTTATTTGCTCGCAGTTCTCGTTTAATACCCGATAAAGCGAATCTTGGTTTTCGTTTTCCTTGCGATGGGCCTGGTAGAGGAGGAACATGTCAAGTATCTGCCTGGGATCATGTCTTCCTAGGATTATTCTGGATGTACAATGCAATTTCGGTAGTAATATTTCATTTTAGTTGGAAAATGCAGTCTGACGTTTGGGGTAGTATAAGTGATCAGGGAGTGGTAACTCATATTACAGGAGGAAACTTTGCACAGAGTTCCGTTACAATTAACGGGTGGCTTCGTGACTTTCTATGGGCACAAGCTTCTCAAGTAATCCAATCTTACGGTTCTTCATTATCTGCCTATGGCCTTTTATTCTTAGGTGCTCATTTCGTTTGGGCATTTAGTTTAATGTTCCTATTTAGTGGCCGTGGATATTGGCAAGAACTTATTGAATCTATTGTTTGGGCTCATAATAAATTAAAAGTTGCTCCTGCTATCCAGCCAAGAGCCTTGAGTATTGTCCAAGGACGTGCTGTAGGAGTAGCTCATTACCTTCTGGGTGGAATCGTCACAACATGGGCGTTCTTCCTAGCAAGAATTATTGCAGTAGGATAA
- the LOC131027538 gene encoding photosystem I P700 chlorophyll a apoprotein A2 — translation MASRFPKFSQGLAQDPTTRRIWFGIATAHDFESHDDITEERLYQKIFASHFGQLAIIFLWTSGNLFHVAWQGNFEAWVRDPLHVRPIAHAIWDPHFGQPAVEAFTRGGAPGPVNIAYSGVYQWWYTIGLRTNEDLYTGALFLLFLSALFLTAGWLHLQPQWKPSVSWFKNAESRLNHHLSGLFGVSSLAWTGHLVHVAIPESRGEHIRWDNFLDVLPHPEGLEPLFTGQWNLYAQNPDSSSHLFGTTKGAGTAILTLLGGFHPQTQSLWLTDIAHHHLAIAFVFFIAGHMYRTNFGIGHSIKDILEAHVPPKGLLGRGHKGLYNTINNSLHFQLGLALASLGVVTSLVAQHMYSLPAYAFIAQDFTTQAALYTHHQYIAGFIMTGAFAHGAIFLIRDYNPEQNKDNVLARMLEHKEAIISHLSWVSLFLGFHTLGLYVHNDVMLAFGTPEKQILIEPIFAQWIQSAHGKTLYGFDVLLSSANDPAFNAGKSLWLPGWLSAINDNKNSLFLTIGPGDFLVHHAIALGLHTTTLILVKGALDARGSKLMPDKKDFGYSFPCDGPGRGGTCDISAWDAFYLAVFWMLNTIGWVTFYWHWKHITLWQGNVAQFNESSTYLMGWLRDYLWLNSSQLINGYNPFGMNSLSVWAWMFLFGHLVWATGFMFLISWRGYWQELIETLAWAHERTPLANLVRWRDKPVALSIVQARLVGLAHFSVGYIFTYAAFLIASTSGKFG, via the coding sequence ATGGCATCAAGATTTCCAAAGTTCAGCCAAGGCTTGGCCCAGGACCCAACTACTCGTCGTATTTGGTTTGGTATTGCTACTGCACATGACTTTGAGAGTCATGATGATATTACCGAAGAGCGTCTTTATCAAAAGATTTTTGCTTCTCACTTTGGTCAGTTAGCTATAATCTTTCTGTGGACCTCTGGTAATTTGTTCCACGTAGCTTGGCAAGGCAATTTCGAAGCATGGGTCCGCGACCCCTTACATGTAAGACCTATTGCTCATGCAATTTGGGATCCTCATTTTGGTCAACCGGCCGTAGAAGCCTTTACCCGAGGAGGTGCCCCCGGTCCGGTCAATATTGCTTATTCCGGTGTTTATCAGTGGTGGTATACAATTGGCTTACGCACTAATGAAGATCTTTATACTGGAGCTCTTTTCTTGCTATTTCTTTCTGCTCTCTTTTTAACAGCGGGTTGGTTGCATCTACAACCTCAATGGAAACCAAGTGTTTCATGGTTTAAAAATGCCGAATCTCGTCTCAATCATCATTTGTCAGGGCTTTTCGGAGTCAGTTCTTTGGCTTGGACGGGGCATTTAGTTCATGTCGCTATTCCTGAATCAAGAGGAGAACACATAAGATGGGATAATTTTTTAGATGTATTACCGCATCCCGAAGGGCTGGAACCACTTTTTACAGGTCAGTGGAATCTTTATGCTCAAAATCCTGATTCCAGTAGTCATTTATTTGGTACTACTAAAGGGGCGGGAACTGCTATTCTAACTCTTCTCGGGGGATTTCacccacaaacacaaagtttgtggCTAACTGATATCGCGCATCATCATTTAGCTATTGCATTTGTGTTTTTCATTGCTGGCCATATGTATAGAACCAACTTTGGGATTGGACACAGTATAAAAGATATTTTAGAAGCACATGTTCCTCCGAAAGGCTTATTAGGACGCGGGCATAAGGGTCTTTACAACACAATCAATAATTCTCTTCACTTTCAATTAGGTCTTGCTCTAGCTTCTTTGGGAGTTGTTACTTCCTTGGTAGCTCAACACATGTATTCTTTACCTGCCTATGCATTCATAGCGCAAGATTTTACTACCCAAGCTGCATTGTATACTCATCATCAATACATTGCCGGATTCATTATGACAGGGGCATTTGCTCATGGAGCTATATTTCTCATTAGAGATTATAATCCAGAACAGAATAAGGATAATGTATTGGCGAGAATGTTGGAGCATAAGGAAGCCATAATCTCTCATTTGAGTTGGGTTAGTTTATTCCTAGGTTTTCATACCTTGGGACTTTATGTTCATAACGATGTTATGCTCGCTTTTGGTACTCCAGAAAAGCAAATCTTGATTGAACCCATATTTGCTCAATGGATACAATCTGCTCATGGTAAGACCTTATATGGTTTTGATGTACTCTTATCTTCAGCAAATGATCCAGCATTCAATGCTGGCAAAAGCTTATGGTTACCCGGTTGGTTGAGTGCTATTAACGATAATAAAAATTCACTGTTCTTAACAATTGGTCCCGGAGACTTTTTGGTTCATCATGCTATTGCTCTAGGTTTGCATACAACTACATTGATTTTAGTAAAAGGTGCTTTAGATGCGCGCGGTTCTAAGCTAATGCCTGATAAGAAAGATTTTGGTTATAGTTTTCCTTGCGATGGTCCGGGACGGGGCGGTACTTGCGATATTTCGGCCTGGGATGCTTTTTATTTAGCAGTTTTCTGGATGTTGAATACCATTGGATGGGTTACTTTCTATTGGCATTGGAAGCATATTACCTTATGGCAGGGAAATGTAGCTCAATTTAATGAGTCTTCCACTTATTTAATGGGATGGTTAAGAGATTATCTTTGGTTAAATTCTTCACAACTAATTAATGGATACAATCCTTTTGGTATGAACAGTTTATCTGTATGGGCGTGGATGTTCTTATTTGGGCATCTTGTTTGGGCTACTGGATTTATGTTTCTTATTTCTTGGCGTGGATATTGGCAAGAACTGATTGAAACTCTTGCATGGGCTCATGAACGCACACCTTTGGCTAATTTAGTTCGATGGAGGGATAAGCCGGTAGCTCTTTCCATTGTTCAAGCGCGATTAGTTGGATTAGCTCACTTTTCTGTAGGCTATATATTCACCTATGCAGCTTTCTTAATCGCCTCTACATCAGGCAAATTCGGTTAA